One Aureibacillus halotolerans DNA segment encodes these proteins:
- a CDS encoding Bcr/CflA family multidrug efflux MFS transporter gives MMNSSLKGCDLLTAIQRFRMAVLLGSLAAFGPLTIDMYLPSFPTIANDLSTNASLVQVSLTACLLGLGLGQMFLGPLSDIQGRRKPLLIGIALYVVASLICAVSSSIELFIAGRFIQGFAASAGIVISRAIVRDMFSGLELTKFFALLMLLNGLAPILAPVVGGVILEFTDWNGIFYVLSAVGGIMLLIVFSSLKETLPLEKRVPSTILSTFRTFIDLLKDRQFTGYALTQGFMTGAIFAYVSGTPFVYQTIYGVSPQTFSYLFGVNGLGLMLGVFLVGRFANKYSETRILQVGLTIAGIASVTLFFTTLFQGPLVLIAIPLFFFVSTIGLISTTSFSLAIETQGHRAGSASALLGLLPFLLGSITAPLTGIAGESTALPMSSVILISIALSWLAYLGLVRKGQQSIERGVSH, from the coding sequence ATGATGAACTCATCATTGAAAGGCTGTGACCTCTTGACCGCAATACAACGTTTTCGAATGGCCGTTCTTCTTGGCTCGCTTGCCGCATTCGGGCCACTCACTATTGATATGTACTTGCCAAGCTTTCCAACGATAGCGAATGATTTGAGTACCAATGCATCGCTTGTGCAAGTTAGTTTAACCGCTTGTTTGCTCGGCTTAGGCTTAGGGCAGATGTTTCTAGGTCCTTTAAGTGACATTCAAGGGCGACGCAAGCCATTGTTGATTGGAATTGCCCTGTATGTTGTCGCCTCCCTTATTTGTGCGGTCTCTAGTTCTATTGAACTGTTCATTGCAGGGCGCTTTATTCAAGGTTTTGCTGCCTCTGCGGGAATTGTGATTTCACGCGCCATTGTTCGGGACATGTTCTCGGGTCTTGAGCTAACAAAGTTTTTCGCCCTTCTTATGCTGTTAAATGGGCTCGCACCAATTCTTGCCCCTGTTGTTGGTGGTGTCATTCTAGAATTCACAGATTGGAATGGGATTTTCTATGTTTTAAGTGCTGTTGGTGGCATCATGCTTCTCATTGTCTTCTCTTCTTTAAAAGAGACACTTCCATTGGAAAAACGTGTTCCAAGTACCATCCTGTCAACCTTTCGTACGTTCATTGACCTATTGAAGGATCGCCAATTTACAGGGTACGCGTTAACACAAGGCTTTATGACAGGTGCCATTTTCGCCTATGTATCAGGCACTCCTTTCGTGTATCAAACGATTTATGGCGTTTCTCCGCAAACGTTTAGCTACCTCTTTGGTGTGAACGGACTTGGTTTAATGCTTGGCGTTTTTTTAGTCGGTCGGTTTGCAAACAAATATTCCGAAACAAGAATCCTTCAGGTCGGTTTAACAATAGCAGGAATAGCAAGTGTTACTCTTTTTTTCACAACGCTTTTTCAAGGTCCGCTTGTGCTGATCGCAATTCCGTTGTTTTTCTTCGTTTCCACCATAGGACTAATTTCAACCACGTCCTTCTCGCTAGCCATTGAAACGCAAGGACATCGAGCAGGGAGCGCATCTGCCTTACTTGGGCTGCTGCCATTTTTGCTAGGTTCAATTACAGCGCCTTTGACTGGAATTGCCGGAGAGTCAACCGCCCTGCCAATGAGTTCTGTCATTCTCATCTCCATTGCGTTGTCATGGCTCGCCTATCTAGGTCTCGTACGAAAGGGACAACAATCGATAGAAAGGGGCGTCTCCCATTAA
- a CDS encoding BglG family transcription antiterminator — translation MLHHLLDSHGPVPDYELQETFMISRRTVYSDIQQLNLWLTDIHCAQVERVRGQGFQIHSDFTERIRNQLLRGNDLAYSYTPVERRAWIAILVMSHQDTFWFLENLSDVLLVSRNTILEDIKGLREDLATFQLELLFDRHTGNGIHGEEANIRTALGYFLPQAFPVPLWEHLTSYAIPAPIADVKEDFVLARDWIHLAEKELDLRFTDEMVHTLVLRLMFILRRITNGHNAHLLEADIHGLEKTPQFVAAKKMAKRILSSKHVDFPKNEIYYLATLLLSAKVTSDHEFKPADSEVDFYQMVKDIVDSFQKNACLLLRHREHIEESLLMHIQPAYYRLKYHIDLGTPHFQSIKEEYPYVYELTSKSIDAFRDALAVPVPEDEVAFIAMHFGGWLKREGAKPERRKKALLVCASGIGTSRLLKQQLESLFSSLDIVGPVSVRQYEEDAFVVDVIITTVSLQNDSIPVLKVEPILKDADKEWLLKKTNRLFGNTEAPKPMVEGILSIVGQYVDSPLPSELEQTLRTYVAQHTHVNEVIPSTPYTLSDLLQPSYVQLQKTCTSWQEAIIAAAEPLRAAGVIERSYVEAMISIVHSYGPYMVIAPGVSLPHARPEDGVKKLGMSILTLKQPVDFVGKPVQILFVIAPVDEHSHLEALSELTKCLNSTTKRNQLLDMETANKMSEWLQIGE, via the coding sequence ATGTTGCACCATCTTTTGGATTCGCACGGCCCGGTTCCTGATTATGAGTTGCAAGAAACATTCATGATTTCACGTCGAACCGTATATTCTGACATTCAACAGCTTAACTTATGGTTGACGGATATTCATTGTGCTCAAGTAGAACGGGTTCGTGGGCAAGGGTTTCAGATTCATTCTGACTTTACAGAGCGTATACGTAACCAGCTGCTTCGCGGAAATGATTTGGCCTACTCCTACACGCCAGTCGAACGCCGCGCATGGATTGCCATCTTAGTCATGTCACATCAGGACACATTCTGGTTTCTTGAAAACCTTAGCGACGTTCTTCTCGTCAGTCGAAACACCATCCTTGAGGACATCAAGGGGTTGCGCGAGGATCTTGCCACCTTTCAGCTTGAGCTCCTTTTTGACCGCCACACTGGCAATGGCATTCATGGAGAGGAAGCAAACATCCGTACTGCTTTAGGGTATTTCCTTCCACAAGCATTTCCTGTTCCGTTGTGGGAACACTTAACGTCTTATGCAATTCCTGCACCAATAGCGGATGTGAAGGAAGATTTTGTGCTTGCACGTGACTGGATCCACCTTGCAGAGAAAGAGTTGGACCTACGCTTTACAGATGAGATGGTGCATACCCTCGTATTACGCCTAATGTTTATTTTAAGACGCATCACGAATGGCCATAATGCTCACTTGTTAGAGGCTGATATCCATGGATTAGAAAAAACTCCCCAATTTGTAGCGGCAAAGAAAATGGCAAAGCGTATTCTTTCGTCTAAACATGTGGATTTTCCAAAAAACGAGATTTATTACCTCGCCACATTGTTGCTCTCAGCGAAAGTGACGTCTGACCATGAATTCAAACCTGCAGACAGTGAAGTGGATTTTTATCAAATGGTCAAGGATATCGTCGACAGTTTTCAAAAAAATGCTTGCTTGCTTCTGCGACACAGAGAGCATATAGAAGAGTCTCTTTTAATGCATATTCAACCCGCTTACTATCGTTTAAAGTATCACATTGACCTCGGGACGCCTCACTTTCAGTCTATTAAGGAAGAGTATCCCTACGTTTATGAGCTGACGAGTAAGTCAATTGATGCATTTAGAGATGCGCTTGCTGTGCCTGTTCCAGAAGATGAAGTCGCCTTTATTGCAATGCATTTTGGCGGATGGCTCAAACGTGAAGGGGCAAAACCTGAACGGAGAAAAAAGGCATTGCTTGTTTGTGCTAGCGGGATCGGAACATCACGATTGTTAAAGCAACAGCTCGAATCACTGTTTTCTTCGTTAGACATTGTTGGCCCTGTTTCAGTCCGCCAATACGAAGAGGATGCATTTGTTGTGGATGTCATTATTACAACGGTCTCCTTACAGAATGATTCCATCCCTGTTCTTAAGGTTGAGCCGATCTTAAAAGATGCAGATAAGGAATGGCTCTTAAAAAAGACAAACCGGTTGTTCGGCAACACGGAAGCACCAAAACCAATGGTTGAAGGCATTCTCTCAATTGTCGGTCAATACGTCGATTCACCACTCCCTTCTGAACTTGAGCAGACGCTAAGAACCTATGTTGCGCAGCATACGCATGTAAACGAAGTCATACCAAGCACACCTTATACGCTCTCTGATTTGTTGCAACCAAGCTATGTTCAGCTGCAGAAAACATGTACTAGCTGGCAAGAAGCCATCATCGCTGCCGCAGAGCCTTTAAGAGCCGCAGGTGTCATTGAACGGAGCTACGTTGAGGCGATGATTTCGATCGTCCACTCGTATGGTCCTTATATGGTCATCGCACCAGGCGTATCGCTTCCGCACGCACGTCCAGAGGATGGTGTGAAAAAGCTCGGTATGAGCATCCTCACATTAAAGCAACCTGTTGATTTTGTTGGAAAACCAGTGCAAATATTG
- the glnA gene encoding type I glutamate--ammonia ligase: MTTVVYPTDTKTLESIQSEISAHAVELLHLQFIDIEGIMKHVTVTSAQVEDVVSGKIMFDGSSIKGFSPINKSDLYLQPDLSTFCVMPWTKTEEYSEARFICSVKNPDGTDFAGDPRNVLKKTVKRAADKGFSISVGPELEFFLFETDAAGRPTQTTQDFGGYFEPSPHDFGEKVRTDIYKTLKQMGFIIEASHHEVAIGQHEINFKYADALGAADLSTTFKWVVKTVARKHGLHASFMPKPIAGENGSGMHTNISLFDIEKQENAFFDETDKKQLSPLAYQFIAGMIDNVKNFVAVTNPLVNSYKRLVPGYEAPCYIAWSDSNRSALIRIPATRGAGTRVEIRCPDPSANPYLAFAVVAASGLDGIDRQLEVVDPVDADIFAMDAAELKERQIDNLPSSLEAAINAFEEGDFGRNTLGDHVFEEYVAAKRNEWDSFRTAVTGWEIEQYQTKF; this comes from the coding sequence ATGACAACCGTTGTTTATCCGACAGATACGAAAACACTTGAAAGCATCCAGTCAGAAATTAGTGCTCATGCTGTTGAATTGTTGCATCTTCAATTTATTGACATTGAGGGTATTATGAAGCATGTGACGGTAACATCTGCCCAGGTGGAAGACGTCGTCTCTGGAAAAATTATGTTTGATGGGTCATCGATAAAAGGTTTCTCTCCAATTAATAAATCTGACCTATACTTACAGCCTGATTTATCAACGTTTTGTGTGATGCCTTGGACGAAAACGGAAGAGTATTCTGAAGCGCGTTTCATCTGCTCTGTAAAAAATCCTGACGGAACGGATTTTGCAGGAGATCCAAGAAACGTGTTAAAAAAAACAGTAAAGCGTGCAGCTGATAAAGGCTTTTCTATTTCTGTAGGACCTGAATTGGAATTTTTCCTGTTTGAAACTGATGCAGCAGGGCGTCCAACGCAAACAACGCAAGATTTTGGAGGCTACTTTGAGCCATCCCCACATGATTTCGGTGAAAAAGTACGTACGGACATTTACAAAACATTAAAGCAAATGGGCTTTATTATAGAAGCATCTCACCATGAGGTGGCCATTGGACAGCACGAGATTAACTTCAAATATGCCGATGCTCTTGGCGCTGCAGATCTCTCAACAACCTTCAAGTGGGTCGTTAAAACAGTCGCCAGAAAGCACGGGCTTCATGCTTCCTTTATGCCGAAACCGATCGCTGGTGAGAACGGAAGCGGAATGCACACCAACATCTCACTTTTCGATATCGAAAAGCAAGAAAATGCTTTCTTTGATGAAACGGATAAAAAGCAACTCTCGCCATTAGCATACCAGTTTATCGCTGGAATGATTGACAATGTGAAAAATTTCGTTGCAGTCACTAATCCACTTGTCAATTCTTACAAACGTCTCGTTCCGGGATACGAGGCTCCTTGTTACATTGCTTGGTCGGATTCAAACCGTTCTGCATTAATTCGAATCCCGGCAACAAGAGGAGCTGGCACGCGCGTTGAAATTCGTTGCCCGGATCCATCTGCCAATCCTTATCTCGCCTTCGCCGTTGTGGCAGCCTCTGGACTTGATGGGATCGATCGTCAACTTGAAGTTGTAGATCCTGTGGATGCAGACATTTTCGCAATGGATGCAGCTGAATTGAAGGAGCGTCAAATTGACAATCTTCCAAGCAGCCTTGAAGCAGCAATCAATGCTTTTGAAGAAGGCGACTTCGGTCGTAACACATTAGGTGACCACGTATTTGAAGAGTACGTTGCGGCGAAGCGCAACGAGTGGGATTCGTTCCGCACAGCTGTGACTGGTTGGGAAATAGAGCAGTACCAAACAAAATTCTAA